From a region of the Vagococcus coleopterorum genome:
- a CDS encoding MucBP domain-containing protein, whose product MKYKLMGYIGLVCLLSSMLIVPGNARAEGGLVPTKNMLLDDNNMNSRAVSGNYGMEVYINGENLTLKPIITIEKDDASLITFSHMFQPSSKENVDFSMSKTYGKSVTLKSLPKVTAPETTSYTMEYSVDGVSFNEEVPSSISDIKGLRVKFDKLGVNEKVFVESTVEANWDQAHSGTNLIAELFLDGKHYKNVEFDSYRLVTVRYVDEDGNDIHPAKELTGENGEEYNSQAEIINGWTLKAKPTNATGKFADEDQEVIYVYERSEAAPVIIRYQDEQGNALSEEVILNGKFGLPYESKVVSIDGWTLKEKPANATGTFSLDKQIVTYVYVKNEVAVPPTDPTDPTDPTNPTNPIDSNGTENSNPTQNTNDKGKEKPNEILPQTGEESILWLSGLGAILLSILGYTFYKRRH is encoded by the coding sequence TTGAAATATAAATTGATGGGGTATATAGGCTTAGTGTGTTTACTTAGTTCAATGTTAATAGTTCCAGGAAATGCACGTGCTGAAGGTGGATTGGTTCCAACAAAAAATATGCTTTTAGATGATAATAATATGAATTCGAGAGCGGTTTCAGGTAACTATGGAATGGAAGTATATATTAATGGTGAAAACTTAACTTTAAAACCAATAATTACAATTGAAAAAGACGATGCATCGTTGATAACTTTTTCCCATATGTTTCAACCATCCAGTAAAGAAAATGTGGATTTTTCAATGTCGAAAACATATGGGAAATCTGTTACTTTAAAGTCGCTACCCAAGGTAACTGCTCCTGAAACAACATCATATACGATGGAGTATTCTGTAGATGGGGTTTCTTTTAATGAAGAAGTACCGAGTTCAATCAGTGATATTAAGGGGCTTCGAGTGAAATTTGATAAATTAGGTGTTAATGAAAAAGTGTTTGTCGAGTCAACAGTTGAAGCAAATTGGGATCAGGCGCATTCCGGGACAAATTTGATAGCAGAATTGTTTCTAGATGGTAAGCATTATAAAAATGTTGAATTTGATAGTTATCGATTAGTAACTGTTAGATATGTGGATGAGGACGGTAATGATATACATCCAGCTAAAGAATTAACAGGGGAAAATGGAGAAGAGTATAACTCGCAAGCAGAAATTATTAATGGCTGGACGCTAAAAGCAAAACCAACCAATGCTACTGGGAAGTTTGCAGATGAAGATCAAGAAGTAATTTATGTTTATGAACGTTCAGAAGCAGCACCGGTTATCATCAGATATCAAGATGAACAAGGCAATGCGTTATCTGAAGAAGTGATATTAAATGGTAAATTCGGTCTGCCATATGAATCGAAAGTTGTAAGTATTGACGGCTGGACGCTAAAAGAAAAACCAGCCAATGCTACTGGAACATTTAGCTTAGATAAGCAAATTGTTACTTATGTTTACGTAAAAAATGAAGTGGCTGTACCACCAACAGACCCAACAGACCCAACAGATCCAACAAATCCAACGAATCCTATAGATTCCAATGGAACGGAGAATAGTAATCCAACTCAAAATACTAATGATAAAGGCAAAGAAAAACCAAATGAAATTTTGCCACAGACGGGTGAAGAATCTATTCTTTGGTTATCAGGGTTAGGGGCAATTTTACTGAGTATATTGGGATATACTTTTTATAAGAGAAGACACTAG